In the genome of Rhizobium etli 8C-3, one region contains:
- a CDS encoding NADP-dependent malic enzyme, with translation MPDIEKKSQPVTSVTDSEALEFHAMGRPGKLEINPTKPMATQRDLSLAYSPGVAVPVKAIAADPGTAYDYTTRGNMVAVISNGTAILGLGNLGALASKPVMEGKSVLFKRFADVDSIDLEVDTENVDEFINCVRFLGPSFGGINLEDIKAPDCFIIEQRLRELMDIPVFHDDQHGTAIIATAGLINALELTGRDLKKTKLVCNGAGAAAIACVELVKAMGFAPENITLVDTKGVIYQGRTEGMNQWKSAHAAKTKARTLADAMNGADVVFGLSQKGAFSEEMIRSMADRPIIFAMANPDPEITPEEVARIRDDAIMATGRSDYPNQVNNVLGFPYIFRGALDVRATTINDAMKIAAVKALANLAREDVPDDVVAAYQGNRPRFGAQYIIPVPFDPRLISAIPAAVAQAAIETGVARKVITDMDGYRRELSARRDPIASTLASLYERVRRRPKRMVFAEAEEEQVMRAAMSYANQQLGTAILLGREDLIRATAERAGIDLNRPGLEIVNARISTRIEAYTDYLYARLQRKGYLHRDAQRLIHNDRNHFAATMVALGDADGMVTGITRNYSTALEDVRRCIDEKPGHRVIGVSLVIVRGRAVFVADTAVHDMPTAEELADIAEEAAGLARRMGYQPRVALLAYSTFGHPSGERSERVREAVKILDKRRVDFEYDGEMAADVALNRKVMEQYPFCRLSAPANVLVMPAFHSASISTKMLQELGGSTVIGPILVGLDKAIQITSMGAKDSDIVNMAAIAAYSAG, from the coding sequence ATGCCCGATATCGAAAAGAAGTCGCAACCGGTGACGTCCGTTACCGACAGTGAAGCGCTCGAGTTTCATGCCATGGGCCGGCCCGGGAAGCTGGAAATCAACCCGACGAAACCGATGGCGACGCAGCGCGATCTGTCGCTGGCCTATTCGCCGGGCGTCGCGGTGCCGGTAAAGGCGATTGCCGCCGATCCGGGCACTGCCTACGACTACACAACGCGCGGCAATATGGTGGCTGTCATTTCCAACGGCACAGCAATTCTAGGCCTCGGCAATCTCGGCGCCCTGGCATCCAAGCCGGTGATGGAAGGCAAATCGGTCCTTTTCAAGCGCTTTGCCGATGTCGATTCCATCGATCTTGAGGTCGACACGGAGAATGTCGACGAGTTCATAAACTGTGTGCGTTTCCTTGGCCCGTCTTTCGGCGGCATCAATCTGGAGGACATCAAAGCGCCAGACTGCTTCATCATCGAGCAGCGTCTCCGCGAGCTGATGGATATTCCGGTCTTTCACGACGACCAGCACGGCACAGCGATTATTGCAACGGCCGGCCTCATCAATGCGCTTGAGCTGACGGGACGTGACCTGAAAAAAACGAAACTCGTCTGCAACGGCGCAGGCGCTGCCGCAATCGCCTGTGTCGAGCTCGTCAAGGCGATGGGTTTTGCACCTGAAAACATCACCCTTGTCGACACCAAGGGCGTCATCTATCAGGGGCGCACCGAGGGCATGAACCAGTGGAAATCGGCACACGCGGCAAAGACAAAGGCTCGCACGCTGGCAGATGCGATGAATGGTGCAGACGTCGTGTTCGGCCTGTCGCAGAAGGGTGCTTTCTCCGAAGAGATGATTCGTTCGATGGCCGACCGGCCGATCATCTTTGCGATGGCAAACCCCGATCCGGAAATCACGCCCGAGGAAGTCGCGCGCATCCGCGATGACGCCATCATGGCGACAGGGCGATCGGATTACCCGAACCAGGTGAACAACGTTCTCGGTTTTCCTTATATCTTCCGCGGCGCGCTGGACGTGCGGGCAACCACGATCAACGACGCGATGAAGATCGCCGCCGTCAAGGCGCTTGCCAACCTGGCCCGCGAGGATGTGCCCGACGACGTCGTTGCCGCTTATCAGGGCAACCGCCCGCGCTTTGGCGCGCAATATATCATTCCGGTGCCCTTCGATCCGCGCCTCATTTCGGCAATCCCGGCCGCCGTCGCGCAGGCTGCGATCGAAACTGGCGTTGCCCGCAAGGTGATCACCGACATGGACGGCTATCGCCGCGAGCTGTCGGCAAGGCGCGATCCGATCGCGTCGACGCTTGCGAGCCTCTACGAGCGGGTTCGCCGCCGTCCGAAACGGATGGTTTTTGCCGAGGCGGAAGAAGAGCAGGTCATGCGCGCGGCGATGTCCTACGCCAACCAGCAGCTCGGCACGGCAATTCTTCTCGGCCGCGAAGACCTGATCAGGGCGACGGCGGAGCGGGCAGGGATCGACCTCAACCGGCCCGGCCTCGAGATCGTCAATGCGCGCATTTCGACGCGCATCGAGGCCTACACCGACTACCTCTACGCCCGGCTGCAGCGGAAGGGCTATCTGCACCGCGATGCACAGCGCCTGATCCACAACGATCGCAATCATTTCGCCGCGACGATGGTGGCCCTTGGCGATGCGGACGGCATGGTGACCGGCATTACGCGCAATTATTCGACGGCGCTGGAGGACGTGCGGCGCTGCATCGACGAGAAGCCGGGCCACCGCGTCATCGGCGTATCGCTGGTGATTGTCCGCGGCCGGGCGGTCTTTGTGGCAGATACTGCGGTTCATGATATGCCGACTGCCGAGGAGCTGGCCGATATCGCCGAAGAAGCGGCGGGCCTTGCGCGCCGCATGGGCTATCAGCCGCGCGTTGCGCTGCTCGCCTATTCCACCTTCGGTCATCCTTCGGGCGAACGTTCCGAGCGCGTGCGCGAAGCCGTGAAGATCCTCGACAAGCGCCGCGTCGATTTCGAGTATGATGGCGAAATGGCAGCCGACGTGGCGCTGAACCGAAAGGTGATGGAACAGTACCCGTTCTGCCGCTTGTCGGCTCCCGCCAACGTGCTGGTCATGCCGGCCTTCCACTCTGCTTCGATCTCGACGAAGATGCTGCAGGAACTCGGCGGTTCGACGGTCATCGGCCCGATCCTTGTCGGTCTCGACAAGGCCATTCAGATCACCTCGATGGGCGCCAAGGACTCCGACATCGTCAACATGGCGGCGATCGCGGCTTATTCGGCGGGATAG
- a CDS encoding GNAT family N-acetyltransferase: MMSIDILNRDTTPEISPPAATVAPKEGDVLGRIGNLETRLARTACEIDAAQHVRYRVFVQEMQAQLPPEAMRRERDFDAYDAFCDHLLVLDRSIEGDSEDQIVGTYRLLRQDVAMANGGFYSASEFAIGELLARHPDKRFMELGRSCVLPEYRTKRTVELLWQGNWAYALKHGMSAMFGCASLPGVHPESHALALSFLHHTVLAKGEWAVGALPGRARSMDLMPPEAVNPKKALMALPPLIKGYLRLGAMVGSTAVVDHAFNTTDVLIVLPIASISDRYLNYYGADAGRFAS, translated from the coding sequence ATCATGTCCATCGACATCCTTAATCGCGACACGACGCCGGAGATTTCTCCGCCTGCAGCGACCGTCGCGCCGAAGGAAGGCGACGTCTTGGGCCGCATTGGCAACCTGGAAACCCGCCTTGCGCGCACTGCTTGCGAGATCGATGCTGCGCAGCATGTGCGCTACCGCGTTTTCGTTCAGGAAATGCAGGCGCAGCTTCCGCCAGAGGCCATGCGCCGCGAACGCGACTTCGACGCCTACGATGCATTCTGCGATCACCTTCTCGTCCTCGACCGCTCGATCGAAGGTGATAGCGAAGACCAGATCGTCGGAACCTACCGCCTGCTGCGCCAGGACGTGGCAATGGCAAATGGCGGTTTTTACTCGGCTTCCGAATTCGCGATCGGCGAGCTTCTGGCGCGCCATCCAGACAAGCGCTTCATGGAACTCGGCCGCTCCTGCGTGCTGCCGGAATACCGCACGAAACGCACCGTCGAACTTCTCTGGCAGGGCAACTGGGCCTATGCCTTGAAACACGGCATGAGCGCCATGTTCGGCTGCGCCTCTCTGCCGGGTGTGCATCCGGAGAGCCATGCGCTGGCACTTTCCTTCCTGCACCACACGGTCCTTGCCAAGGGCGAATGGGCGGTCGGCGCTCTGCCGGGACGAGCTCGCAGCATGGATCTCATGCCGCCGGAGGCCGTCAACCCGAAGAAGGCGCTGATGGCCCTTCCGCCGCTGATCAAGGGCTACCTTCGCCTCGGCGCCATGGTCGGCTCCACCGCGGTGGTGGACCACGCGTTCAACACGACGGACGTGCTGATCGTGCTGCCGATCGCGAGCATTTCGGATCGCTATTTGAACTACTACGGCGCTGACGCCGGCCGTTTCGCAAGCTGA